From the genome of Deltaproteobacteria bacterium:
GGTGGAAGGAGGAAAGTACGGTTCAATCGATCCCTGCTATCCCTCCAAAGTGGCGCAGGCGCATCTCCACAATCTTCTTTTCCACAAGCATCAGGCCGACAAGCCGCTCAATTATATTTTCTTTCCGATCATCACGCATGTCTCTTCTTATCTGGAAGGAATTATGGACACCGCTTCCTGCCCCATTGTTGCCGGCGCTCCGGAGGTGATGAAGGCGGCCTTCACGAAGGAAAACAATTTCTTCAAGGAACGGGGGATCACCTATCTCGATCCGGCGGTGACGATGAACGAGAAGACCCTTTTCAAGCGGCAGATGTTTGAGACCTTTGGCCCGCTTTTGGGGGTGACCGAGGATGAAAGTGACTGGGCGATGGATCAGGGGTGGAAGGCGCTGGATCGGTTCAACCTCAATTTGCAACAGAAGGGGCGCGAAACGCTCGACTGGGCCGAGGCGAACAACAAGATTACCCTGTTGATGATCGGCCGGCCGTATCACACCGATCCCGGTTTGAATCACAGCGTGCTCGATGAATTTCAGATATTGGGGTATCCGGTTCTATCGATGCGTTCGCTCCCGAAGGACCGGGACTACCTCAACCGGCTTTTTAAGGAAGACCTCGAAAGGGGAGTCATCAAATCGCCGTACGAAGTCACCGATGTCTGGCCCGAGAACTATTCCACCAACAGCGCGGAAAAAGTGTGGGCCGCCAAGTTTGCCGCCCATCATCCGAACGTGGCGGTGCTCGATCTCTCCAGCTTCAAGTGCGGGCACGATGCTCCCACCTACGGGATCATCGACAAGATCATTTCAACCGGCGGTGTTCCCTACTCGGCGCTTCACGAAATCGATGCCAACAAGCCGGGAGGTTCCATCAAAATTCGGGTCAAGACTTTTGCCCATTCTTTGTCATTAAGAGAGGAAGTTTTGGCCGACCGGTTGCTGAAAATGGATGAACTGACCCGCCGCATCGCGGAAAGGCGGCGTGAGCTGATGCACTTTTACGGCCTCGGCCTGCCGGAAGTCGAAACCGCCTCCGATGAAATCCCGGTGGAATTGATGGTGGAGAAGGAATTGGAGCGGATGAAAAACAGGTCGCAGGCCGAGGAACAGATTCCGGCGGTCCGGCCGATCGACATGCCGGACAGACAGGCAGAGGTCGAAACTTTCAATGTGTGAATTGTGAATAAGGAGGTCCTATGGAAAATAATTTGAATCAAAATCGTTTGCCCGCCCATCCGGGCGCCGTCATGGCCGCCATCGAGGCGGAATTGGCCAAATTCGAAAAAGAAGAGCGCGTCCGTCTCGGACTCCCAACCGAAAAAAAGCAATGGGAGGAAAAAGTCAATCGCGCCTTCTACGCCGACCAGCGGGCCCATACCACGATTCTCGTTTCGGGCCTCACCATGGCGCATGACCACTTTGTCCAGGCGGGGCTCACCGGGCTCGGCTACCAGATCAAGGCGATGGATTGTCCCGACAACGATTCGCTCCAGATGGGAAAAGAATATGGCAACCGCGGCCAGTGCAATCCCACCTATTTCACCGTCGGAAACCTGGTGAAATATCTTATCCAGCTCCGCGACAAAGAGGGGATGAGCACAGAGGATATCATCGACAGGCATGTCTTTCTCACTGCCGGTGGCTGTGGTCCCTGCCGGTTCGGAATGTATGTCACCGAGTACCGCAAGGCCCTGCGCGATGCCGGGTTTGACGGATTCCGCGTCATGTTGTTCGAGCCGAATGGCGGCATGAATCAGGCGACGGGAAAAGAGGTTGGTCTGAAAATGGACAAAGATTTTTTTGTGACCTTGGCCAAGTCGATTTTCGCCGGCGACGCATTAAATGCGATTATGTACCGGATTCGTCCCTACGAGGTAGAACGTGGGGCGACCGACAAGGCGGTTCTCGAATGCCGAGAAATCATCATGAAGGCGCTTAAGGAACGGACCTCTATCTTGAAGGCCCTCTGGAAGAGCCGGAAGATTCTTCGTCAAGTCAAAGTCGATCGAACGATTGTGAAACCGAAAGTCAGCGTTATCGGCGAATTTTGGGCGATGACCACCGAAGGGGAGGGGAACTACCGTCTTCAGCACTTCCTCGAACAGGAGGGGGCGGAAGTCGATATTCAGCTGATTGCCGGCTGGGTGCTCTACAATATCTGGCAGGCCCGGGTGGATACCCGCCGTCGGATGACGCTCAAGGCGATGGACTTGGGTACCCGCAAAGGGTTGAAGACCGAAAAGGTCGGAAAGAAATTCCTGACCCTCTGGGTCGCCGAAAAGATCCTGCGGGGCACCTTCAAGACCTTTGCCTTCTGCCTGGGTTTACGGAACTACAAACTTCCGGACCAGGACGAAAACGCCCGGGTGGCGCACGAGCATTACAACAACGATTTGCGTGGCGGGGAAGGGCATATGGAGATCGGCAAGCTGATCCAGAATGTCATCCATAAAAAGGCCCACATGACCTTGTCGGTCAAGCCCTTTGGGTGCATGCCGAGTAGCGGTGTTTCCGACGGCGTGCAGTCGGTCATCACCGAAAGATACCCCGAGGCGATTTTCCTCCCGATTGAAACCTCCGGTGACGGCGCCATCAATGTTTACAGCCGAATCCAGATGGTCCTTTTCAAGGCCAAACGGAAGGCCGAAGAGGAATTCGAACAGACGCTCAAGGAAAAGGGCTTAACCCGCGAACAATGGGCGAAGAAGGTTGCCAAGAAAAAGAAAGCCCAGGACGCCACCTACTACAGCAAGCATACGGTCGCCGGCACGACGGCGAATATGGTGTGTGAGTTGATGTGATCTATTTGATCAACGAGATTTCGTCGTAAGGAAAATCTTTTTTGTTGCAGGTATAAAGTTCCTTCACGCCGTGTGAGACCATGACCGCCACGATGTTGGCGTCGTGGATGATATTCCCCTTCAAATCATACTTTTCAATCAAGTCCAATAACGTCAGCCGCGAAAAATTGTTGCTGTGCAACAAAACCATTTGAAATAGAAGATGCCAGCCGAGCAATCTGGCTTCGCGGGATGAGACCGGTTTATGGGTCAAACGGGACTGGGTCACAACCACCAGAGTTTCGCGAACAATCTGTTCGGTAAGGCAAAAGCGGTATCCGGTCTTGTGCAGTTGTTCCAAATGATTTCTGACTTCCGCATGATGGTCGGAATCGGCATCCAGCGCATAGACCAAAATATTTGTATCCAGGACGCAGAACTTATCTTCCTTCTTTGCCATAAATTTCGGAACGGGAGAGAGTCCCCTTCGTGCCGCCTAAATGATAGATGGGAAGGCCCCAAGGGGCTGATTCGGTTGTGTGACCGGGAGGGGTCAGGGGAACAATAGCGACCAGTGGCTTGTTCCGGCGTTCTACAATCACCGGTTGACTGGTGTAATAAGCCCGGTTAATGATTTCGCCCAGATTGTTTCGGGCCTCGCTGGCAGTGTATTTTTTCATCGTTAGGTGCCGAACTGTTCAATTCATTTTCAAGTGTACAAAATGTTGGCTTAATCGTCAATTGTTTATTGGCCATTTTCGCCAGATAAGTCTTGGTTGCGAGGCAGATGCATTTAACTTATTGATATTGCGTAGTATTTTAAGTTAAAAAAACAAATTATCCCCGCAACTTTTTCCAAAACCTGCCGATAATCAGTTAAGGCTATTTAAGCGCTTGGGAGAAGAAATGACGGAACCTTTAAAGCCAACAGCCATGGATGCCACTTTGAGTGAAGGGACCCAAGTCGCCCTCACGGTCGATCCATCGGCTCAAGTTTTTCTCCAAAAAAACGGTCCCTCCAGCGGCGGTGGTGACGATAATTTGTCGCAGTCCCTGGAATCATCGAAAATCCTGAAGGAACTGGAAGATGGCATTCGATATGTTCGTTCTACGGGCCTGAAAGTGCCGGAAAAAATGGATGTTGTGCTGGTCAATCTTCCCGGTGAAGACAGTCAATCTCGTTCCCATGCCTTCTTCGCCAGACGTAAAATTGTTTTTGATGTGAGTGAAGATATAGACGGTGCGTTAGGTGTGCACGAGGTCACCCATTTGGCCACTCCTCATCTTTGTGCCTCTGCATCTACGTTTTTGTGCGAAGGCTTCGCGGTTTATCTGGAAGATAAATACGAAGGGTCTGCAATCAGTTCCGTCTCCGTTTCGGATGCCGAGTTGCGCCGCACAATTTCAGGAGCAAAATTTTACAGATCGTTTGGCGATAATCCGGGCTTGCGAAGAAGAGAGCATTTAAGCTACAGGTACGGAGGGCGCATCTGGTTTTTATTGGAATTTCTTTATGGGCCCGAAAAAGTCCTGCAAATTGTCCAACAGATCGAATCCGATCCGGCCCCTTCGATAGGGGAAGTTTTTATCCGTTTAACCGGATATTCCGACCGGTATTGGATTGCCAATCTTTACGGTCTTGAAATTAAAAAATATCTACCGGCGTTGATCGAGGGGCTTAAGAATGCCGATCCGGGTGTTCGTCGCAGGGCCGCCGTTGCGTTAGGAGAGATGGGTCCGGACGCCAAAGAGGCGGTGCCAGTGCTGATTAAAATGCGTAAGAAGAAAAAAGATTTGTCTGTCCGTCAAGAGGCCTCCTTGGCTTTAGCAAAAATAGATACGAAAGCGGAAGTTTCTGGCCCGGCAGAGAAATGAGGGCGGGTTGAAATTGGGGACGGCGAATTTGGTGTGTGAGTCGGTTTAATGGTAACACCTCAAACCCAACTTTTCAAAATCATCATCAAAAGCCAGACATGGGATGTTCTGCAGGTGTTCCTTGACCAGAATGTAAGAAATGACATCACAAAGCGATAACCGCTTGTCGGATGCAAATTTTTTGAAAAGGCTTAACGACCGTTGGCGGATTTTGTCGTCAATGTAAATA
Proteins encoded in this window:
- a CDS encoding HEAT repeat domain-containing protein; the protein is MGEEMTEPLKPTAMDATLSEGTQVALTVDPSAQVFLQKNGPSSGGGDDNLSQSLESSKILKELEDGIRYVRSTGLKVPEKMDVVLVNLPGEDSQSRSHAFFARRKIVFDVSEDIDGALGVHEVTHLATPHLCASASTFLCEGFAVYLEDKYEGSAISSVSVSDAELRRTISGAKFYRSFGDNPGLRRREHLSYRYGGRIWFLLEFLYGPEKVLQIVQQIESDPAPSIGEVFIRLTGYSDRYWIANLYGLEIKKYLPALIEGLKNADPGVRRRAAVALGEMGPDAKEAVPVLIKMRKKKKDLSVRQEASLALAKIDTKAEVSGPAEK
- a CDS encoding 2-hydroxyglutaryl-CoA dehydratase, which produces MAAIEAELAKFEKEERVRLGLPTEKKQWEEKVNRAFYADQRAHTTILVSGLTMAHDHFVQAGLTGLGYQIKAMDCPDNDSLQMGKEYGNRGQCNPTYFTVGNLVKYLIQLRDKEGMSTEDIIDRHVFLTAGGCGPCRFGMYVTEYRKALRDAGFDGFRVMLFEPNGGMNQATGKEVGLKMDKDFFVTLAKSIFAGDALNAIMYRIRPYEVERGATDKAVLECREIIMKALKERTSILKALWKSRKILRQVKVDRTIVKPKVSVIGEFWAMTTEGEGNYRLQHFLEQEGAEVDIQLIAGWVLYNIWQARVDTRRRMTLKAMDLGTRKGLKTEKVGKKFLTLWVAEKILRGTFKTFAFCLGLRNYKLPDQDENARVAHEHYNNDLRGGEGHMEIGKLIQNVIHKKAHMTLSVKPFGCMPSSGVSDGVQSVITERYPEAIFLPIETSGDGAINVYSRIQMVLFKAKRKAEEEFEQTLKEKGLTREQWAKKVAKKKKAQDATYYSKHTVAGTTANMVCELM
- a CDS encoding PIN domain-containing protein; this translates as MAKKEDKFCVLDTNILVYALDADSDHHAEVRNHLEQLHKTGYRFCLTEQIVRETLVVVTQSRLTHKPVSSREARLLGWHLLFQMVLLHSNNFSRLTLLDLIEKYDLKGNIIHDANIVAVMVSHGVKELYTCNKKDFPYDEISLIK
- a CDS encoding type II toxin-antitoxin system Phd/YefM family antitoxin, giving the protein MKKYTASEARNNLGEIINRAYYTSQPVIVERRNKPLVAIVPLTPPGHTTESAPWGLPIYHLGGTKGTLSRSEIYGKEGR